One Mycolicibacterium pulveris genomic region harbors:
- a CDS encoding DUF3710 domain-containing protein — protein sequence MALGRRDNDDGTPDEVAAAPGGTDDELEGPFDIDDFDDPSVATVGRLDLGSVLIPMPEAGQVQVELSPQGVPSAVWVVTPHGRFTIAAYAAPKSTGLWREVAAELAESLRKDVPTVSIQDGPWGREVVGVAAGDQGQAGVVRFIGVDGYRWMIRCVVNGPQQHIDALAEEARNALADTVVRRGSTPMPVRTPLTIELPGPMAEQLRAAAQQAAAQQAQQAGQQPPPAPAARRSEQGSAMQQLRTITGG from the coding sequence ATGGCATTAGGTAGACGAGACAACGACGACGGCACCCCCGACGAGGTTGCCGCGGCGCCTGGCGGCACCGACGACGAGCTCGAAGGCCCGTTCGACATCGACGATTTCGACGACCCGTCGGTCGCCACGGTGGGTCGGCTGGATCTGGGCTCGGTGCTGATCCCGATGCCCGAGGCGGGCCAGGTCCAGGTGGAGCTCAGCCCGCAGGGGGTGCCCAGCGCTGTCTGGGTGGTCACGCCGCACGGCCGGTTCACCATCGCCGCGTACGCGGCGCCGAAGTCGACGGGGCTGTGGCGCGAGGTCGCCGCCGAACTGGCCGAGTCACTGCGCAAGGACGTCCCCACGGTGAGCATCCAGGACGGCCCGTGGGGTCGCGAGGTCGTCGGCGTCGCGGCGGGTGATCAGGGCCAGGCCGGTGTGGTGCGCTTCATCGGCGTCGACGGGTATCGATGGATGATCCGCTGTGTCGTCAACGGCCCCCAGCAGCACATCGATGCGCTCGCCGAAGAGGCACGAAATGCCTTGGCCGACACCGTGGTTCGCCGCGGCAGTACCCCGATGCCGGTGCGTACCCCGTTGACCATCGAGCTTCCCGGGCCGATGGCTGAACAGCTGCGCGCCGCCGCGCAGCAGGCCGCCGCCCAGCAGGCGCAGCAGGCCGGTCAGCAGCCGCCGCCCGCACCGGCCGCGCGCCGCAGCGAGCAGGGCTCGGCCATGCAGCAGCTGCGCACGATCACCGGCGGCTAG
- a CDS encoding DUF3039 domain-containing protein: MRTQTIERTDTDERVDDGTDDDTPKYFHYVKKDKIAESAVMGTHVVALCGEVFPVTKSAKPGSPVCPECKRIYEKLKA, from the coding sequence ATGCGAACCCAGACCATTGAACGCACCGACACCGACGAACGCGTCGACGACGGCACCGACGACGACACCCCGAAGTACTTCCACTACGTCAAGAAGGACAAGATCGCCGAGAGCGCGGTCATGGGTACGCACGTGGTCGCGCTGTGCGGTGAGGTCTTTCCCGTGACGAAGTCGGCCAAGCCCGGTTCCCCCGTCTGCCCGGAGTGCAAGCGGATCTACGAGAAGCTCAAGGCGTAG
- a CDS encoding inositol monophosphatase family protein: MTENNSDPVQLRSVAEQLAGEAAAFVSRRRAEVFGDTAAQPDTASAVQAKSTPTDPVTVVDTETERLLRERLAVLRPGEPVLGEEEGGTPAVSAGQLTWVLDPIDGTVNFVYGIEAYAVSVAVQRDGASVAGAVADVPTGALYSAAVGHGARLQRGGVTSALRCSGATELSMSLVGTGFAYDAEHRRRQAEMLATIVPAVRDVRRIGSCALDLCMVAAGQLDAYYEEGVQLWDWAAGALIAAEAGATVRLPPVDLGAEQPGGMIMACAPGVADALSAALGLA; this comes from the coding sequence GTGACCGAAAACAACTCCGACCCGGTGCAGTTGCGCTCGGTCGCCGAACAACTGGCAGGCGAGGCAGCGGCATTCGTGTCGCGGCGCCGGGCCGAGGTGTTCGGCGACACGGCCGCTCAGCCCGACACCGCGTCGGCCGTACAGGCCAAGAGCACCCCGACCGATCCCGTCACCGTCGTCGACACCGAGACCGAACGGCTGCTGCGGGAACGCTTGGCGGTGCTGCGTCCCGGCGAGCCGGTCCTCGGCGAGGAGGAAGGCGGTACGCCCGCCGTGTCGGCGGGGCAGCTCACCTGGGTGCTCGATCCCATCGACGGAACGGTGAACTTCGTCTACGGGATCGAGGCGTACGCGGTGTCGGTCGCTGTGCAGCGTGACGGCGCGTCGGTGGCGGGCGCGGTCGCTGACGTGCCCACCGGCGCGCTGTACTCGGCCGCGGTCGGTCACGGGGCACGGCTGCAGCGTGGCGGCGTGACGAGCGCGCTTCGGTGCAGTGGTGCCACCGAGCTGTCAATGTCGTTGGTGGGCACCGGATTTGCCTACGACGCCGAGCATCGGCGACGGCAGGCCGAGATGCTCGCCACGATCGTGCCCGCGGTGCGCGACGTGCGGCGCATCGGCTCGTGCGCCCTCGATCTGTGCATGGTGGCCGCGGGACAACTCGACGCCTACTACGAAGAGGGCGTGCAGTTGTGGGACTGGGCCGCAGGTGCGCTGATCGCCGCGGAAGCCGGCGCGACTGTGCGGCTGCCGCCGGTGGATCTCGGGGCCGAACAACCCGGGGGGATGATCATGGCCTGTGCGCCCGGCGTCGCCGACGCGCTCAGCGCCGCGCTGGGCCTCGCGTAG
- a CDS encoding metal-dependent transcriptional regulator — MNDLVDTTEMYLRTIYDLEEEGVVPLRARIAERLEQSGPTVSQTVSRMERDGLLHVAGDRHLELTEKGRQLAVAVMRKHRLAERLLVDVIGLPWEEVHAEACRWEHVMSEDVERRLVQVLNNPTTSPFGNPIPGLSELGATGSRFGAEQANLVRLTELPAGMPVAVVVRQLTEHVQGDADLIGRLKDAGVVPNARVTVQTSDNGGVMIVIPGHEQVELPHQMAHAVKVEKV; from the coding sequence ATGAACGATCTTGTCGATACCACTGAGATGTACCTGCGGACGATCTACGACCTCGAGGAAGAGGGCGTCGTACCACTGCGCGCGCGCATCGCGGAGCGTCTTGAGCAAAGCGGCCCGACCGTGAGCCAGACGGTTTCGCGGATGGAACGCGACGGGTTGCTGCATGTCGCCGGTGATCGGCATCTGGAATTGACCGAAAAGGGCCGCCAGCTGGCCGTGGCCGTGATGCGCAAGCACCGGCTGGCCGAACGGCTGCTCGTCGACGTGATCGGCCTTCCGTGGGAAGAGGTGCACGCCGAGGCGTGTCGCTGGGAGCACGTGATGAGCGAGGACGTCGAGCGTCGCCTCGTGCAGGTTCTCAACAACCCGACCACCTCACCGTTCGGCAACCCCATTCCGGGTCTGTCCGAGCTCGGGGCCACCGGTTCGCGATTCGGTGCCGAGCAGGCCAACCTCGTCCGGCTCACCGAGCTTCCGGCCGGCATGCCCGTCGCCGTCGTCGTGCGGCAGCTGACCGAGCACGTCCAGGGCGACGCCGATCTGATCGGCCGGCTCAAAGACGCCGGCGTGGTGCCCAATGCCCGCGTCACCGTGCAGACCAGCGACAACGGTGGGGTCATGATCGTGATCCCGGGCCACGAACAGGTGGAGCTGCCCCATCAGATGGCGCACGCCGTGAAGGTCGAAAAGGTCTAG
- a CDS encoding DUF4193 domain-containing protein, protein MATDYDAPRRTETDDVSEDSLEELKARRNEAQSAVVDVDESESAESFELPGADLSGEELSVRVIPKQADEFTCSSCFLVHHRSRLASEKNGVMLCTDCAA, encoded by the coding sequence ATGGCTACCGATTACGACGCCCCACGGCGAACTGAGACCGATGATGTCTCAGAAGATTCACTCGAGGAGCTGAAGGCGCGGCGCAACGAGGCCCAGTCGGCGGTCGTCGACGTCGACGAGTCGGAGTCCGCTGAGTCCTTCGAGCTGCCAGGCGCTGACCTCTCCGGCGAGGAACTGTCCGTGCGCGTCATTCCGAAGCAGGCCGACGAGTTCACCTGCTCCAGCTGCTTCCTTGTGCACCACCGCAGCCGACTGGCCAGCGAGAAGAACGGCGTGATGCTCTGCACCGACTGCGCGGCCTGA
- the cei gene encoding envelope integrity protein Cei, with protein MVAQITEGTAFDRHGRPFRRRHYAPAIAMFVALAVVTMVVWVIALNRPPDVREATVCNPPPVSTDPDAPPPPPLGVQVSRSEMTEVAPAKLADTKIRVLNASGQGGQAAEVASDLRDLGFADPTAENDSIYASTRLACHGQIRFGPAGRAAAAAVWLVAPCTELFQDERPDDTVDLALGTEFTELSTGDDIQAMLASLRPDATQPADSSLLSKIHTAAC; from the coding sequence GTGGTCGCGCAAATCACCGAGGGCACCGCGTTCGACAGGCACGGACGCCCGTTTCGTCGACGCCACTACGCGCCGGCTATCGCGATGTTCGTCGCGTTGGCGGTCGTGACGATGGTGGTCTGGGTCATCGCGCTGAACCGGCCGCCAGACGTCCGCGAGGCGACCGTGTGCAACCCGCCGCCGGTGTCGACGGATCCCGACGCGCCCCCGCCCCCGCCGCTGGGCGTGCAGGTGTCGCGTTCGGAGATGACCGAGGTGGCGCCCGCCAAGCTCGCCGACACCAAGATCCGGGTGCTCAACGCCAGCGGCCAGGGCGGGCAGGCCGCCGAGGTGGCCAGCGACCTGCGCGACCTGGGCTTTGCCGACCCCACCGCGGAGAACGACTCGATTTACGCGTCCACCCGGCTCGCCTGCCACGGCCAGATCAGGTTCGGGCCCGCCGGACGGGCCGCGGCCGCCGCGGTCTGGCTGGTTGCGCCGTGCACCGAGTTGTTCCAGGACGAGCGCCCCGACGACACCGTCGACCTGGCGCTTGGGACCGAGTTCACCGAGCTCAGCACCGGCGACGACATCCAGGCGATGCTGGCCAGCCTGCGCCCGGACGCCACCCAGCCGGCCGATTCGTCGCTGCTGTCCAAGATCCACACCGCGGCCTGCTGA
- the ppgK gene encoding polyphosphate--glucose phosphotransferase, which translates to MTATDSPTAEPSTNGGKPRRGFGVDVGGSGVKGGIVDLDTGALIGERFKIATPQPATPDAVATTIAAVVREFGWTERVGVTYPGVVVDGIVHTAANVDKAWIGVNARDVIGAHLDGQPVTVLNDADAAGLAEEKYGAGRDNTGVIVLLTFGTGIGSAVIHNGALLPNTEFGHLEVGGKEAEHRAASSVKENKGWSYERWTREVTKVLVAIENAIWPDLFIAGGGISRKADKWIPLLQNRTPVVAASLRNTAGIVGAAMAAEVDITATAQ; encoded by the coding sequence ATGACCGCCACCGATTCCCCAACCGCCGAACCGTCGACCAACGGAGGAAAGCCCCGTCGCGGCTTCGGAGTCGACGTCGGCGGCAGCGGTGTGAAGGGCGGCATCGTCGACCTCGACACCGGTGCGCTGATCGGTGAACGGTTCAAGATCGCCACGCCGCAACCCGCGACCCCCGACGCGGTCGCCACGACGATCGCCGCGGTGGTGCGCGAATTCGGCTGGACCGAGCGGGTCGGCGTCACCTACCCGGGCGTGGTGGTCGACGGCATCGTGCACACCGCCGCCAACGTCGACAAGGCCTGGATCGGCGTCAACGCGCGCGACGTCATCGGCGCCCATCTCGACGGCCAGCCCGTCACCGTGCTCAACGACGCCGACGCCGCGGGCCTGGCCGAGGAGAAGTACGGCGCAGGGCGCGACAACACCGGGGTGATCGTGTTGTTGACGTTCGGCACCGGCATCGGTTCCGCGGTGATCCACAACGGCGCGCTGCTGCCCAACACCGAGTTCGGCCACCTCGAGGTCGGTGGTAAGGAAGCCGAGCATCGGGCGGCGTCCTCGGTGAAGGAGAACAAGGGCTGGAGTTACGAGCGCTGGACCCGCGAGGTGACGAAGGTGCTGGTCGCCATCGAGAACGCGATCTGGCCGGACTTGTTCATCGCGGGCGGCGGGATCAGCCGCAAAGCCGACAAGTGGATTCCGCTGCTGCAGAACCGCACCCCGGTGGTGGCGGCCTCGCTGCGGAACACCGCGGGCATCGTCGGCGCCGCGATGGCCGCTGAGGTCGACATCACAGCTACCGCCCAGTAG
- a CDS encoding DUF3099 domain-containing protein, with protein MKHGHELSFDDDGRPVLITRAAPAYEEQHRQRVRKYLTLMSVRIPALVLAAIAYGIWHNGLISLAIIVISIPLPWMAVLIANDRPPRRADEPRRYSPNRHAEAFPSAERPAIKSGEPFSPYPSPQASGDEPRGDVPG; from the coding sequence ATGAAACACGGCCACGAGCTGAGTTTCGACGACGACGGTCGGCCCGTCCTGATCACCCGAGCCGCCCCCGCCTACGAGGAACAGCACCGCCAACGCGTACGTAAGTACCTCACGCTGATGTCGGTCCGGATACCGGCATTGGTGTTGGCCGCGATCGCATACGGCATCTGGCACAACGGGTTGATTTCGTTGGCGATCATCGTGATCTCCATCCCGCTGCCCTGGATGGCGGTGTTGATCGCCAACGATCGACCGCCGCGCCGCGCCGACGAGCCCCGCAGGTACAGCCCGAACCGTCACGCCGAGGCGTTTCCGTCGGCCGAACGGCCCGCGATCAAAAGCGGCGAACCGTTCTCCCCGTACCCGTCGCCGCAAGCGAGCGGCGACGAGCCGCGAGGTGATGTTCCCGGCTGA
- the dut gene encoding dUTP diphosphatase: MSTTLAVVRLDPDLPMPSRAHDGDAGVDLYSAVDVELAPGQRALVPTGIAVAIPHGMVGLVHPRSGLAARVGLSIVNSPGTIDAGYRGEIKVALINLDPQAPIIVHRGDRIAQLLVQRVELPELVEVTSFDEAGLADTSRGDGGHGSSGGHASL; this comes from the coding sequence GTGTCCACCACTCTGGCCGTCGTGCGACTGGACCCTGATCTGCCGATGCCCAGCCGCGCCCATGACGGCGACGCCGGCGTCGACCTCTACAGCGCGGTCGATGTCGAGCTGGCGCCCGGTCAGCGGGCTCTCGTGCCGACCGGCATCGCGGTCGCCATCCCGCACGGGATGGTCGGCCTGGTCCACCCCCGGTCGGGTTTGGCTGCCCGCGTTGGGCTTTCGATTGTGAACAGCCCGGGTACCATTGACGCCGGCTACCGCGGTGAGATCAAGGTGGCGCTGATCAACCTCGACCCGCAGGCGCCGATCATCGTGCACCGTGGAGACCGGATCGCCCAGTTGCTCGTGCAGCGCGTCGAACTGCCCGAGCTGGTGGAGGTGACGTCTTTCGACGAGGCAGGCCTTGCTGACACTTCCCGTGGCGACGGTGGCCACGGTTCCTCCGGCGGACATGCGAGTTTGTGA
- the sigB gene encoding sigma-70 family RNA polymerase sigma factor SigB encodes MANATTSRVDHDLDAQSPAADLVRVYLNGIGKTALLNAADEVELAKRIEAGLYAKHLLETRKRLGEKRKRDLAAVVRDGEAARQHLLEANLRLVVSLAKRYTGRGMPLLDLIQEGNLGLIRAMEKFDYAKGFKFSTYATWWIRQAITRGMADQSRTIRLPVHLVEQVNKLARIKRELHQSLGREATDEELAAESGIPVEKITDLLEHSRDPVSLDMPVGSDEEAPLGDFIEDAEAMSAENAVISELLHTDIRHVLATLDEREQQVIRLRFGLDDGQPRTLDQIGKLFGLSRERVRQIEREVMAKLRHGERADRLRSYAS; translated from the coding sequence ATGGCAAATGCCACCACAAGCCGCGTTGACCACGACCTGGACGCCCAGAGTCCGGCCGCGGATCTCGTGCGTGTGTACCTCAACGGCATCGGCAAAACGGCCTTGCTCAATGCCGCCGATGAGGTCGAACTCGCCAAGCGCATCGAGGCAGGGCTTTACGCCAAGCACCTGCTCGAAACACGGAAGCGCTTGGGCGAGAAGCGCAAACGTGATCTTGCCGCCGTGGTCCGCGACGGGGAGGCAGCACGCCAGCACCTGCTCGAGGCCAACCTGCGCCTCGTGGTGTCGCTGGCGAAGCGCTACACGGGTCGGGGTATGCCGTTGCTGGACCTGATCCAGGAGGGCAACCTCGGTCTGATCCGCGCGATGGAGAAGTTCGACTACGCCAAGGGTTTCAAGTTCTCGACGTATGCCACGTGGTGGATCCGTCAGGCCATCACCCGCGGCATGGCCGACCAGAGCCGCACCATCCGGCTGCCGGTCCATCTCGTGGAGCAGGTCAACAAGCTGGCCCGGATCAAGCGTGAGTTGCACCAGAGCCTTGGTCGCGAGGCCACCGACGAGGAACTGGCCGCCGAATCGGGCATCCCGGTGGAGAAGATCACCGACCTGCTCGAGCACAGCCGGGACCCGGTGAGCCTGGACATGCCGGTCGGCAGCGACGAGGAAGCACCGCTCGGCGACTTCATCGAGGACGCCGAGGCCATGTCGGCGGAGAACGCGGTGATCTCCGAGCTGCTGCACACCGACATCCGGCACGTGCTGGCAACCCTCGACGAGCGTGAGCAGCAGGTCATCCGGCTGCGCTTCGGCCTCGACGACGGTCAGCCGCGCACCCTGGACCAGATCGGCAAGCTGTTCGGCCTGTCCCGCGAGCGGGTTCGCCAGATCGAACGCGAGGTCATGGCCAAGCTGCGGCACGGCGAACGCGCCGACCGGCTGCGCTCGTACGCCAGTTAG
- a CDS encoding DUF952 domain-containing protein, which yields MSSRPVALVHLCSVDDWRAAQPRGELRPASLETSGFVHLSTPEQVHLPANRLYGGRTDLVLLRIDPARLSSPVRWEPGVPADPTGMEFPHLYGPLPIEAVISVTRYLPDAAGRFAALGP from the coding sequence ATGTCATCGCGGCCCGTCGCACTGGTCCACCTCTGCAGCGTCGACGACTGGCGGGCGGCACAGCCCAGGGGCGAACTCCGGCCGGCCTCGCTGGAGACGTCGGGTTTCGTGCACCTGTCGACACCCGAGCAGGTGCATCTGCCGGCCAACCGGCTCTACGGCGGCCGCACCGATCTGGTGCTGCTGCGCATCGACCCCGCACGACTGTCCTCCCCGGTTCGCTGGGAACCCGGCGTTCCCGCTGATCCAACGGGGATGGAGTTCCCACATTTGTACGGCCCATTACCCATCGAGGCTGTGATCAGCGTCACGCGATACCTGCCGGACGCCGCCGGACGGTTTGCCGCGCTCGGGCCGTAG
- a CDS encoding YihY/virulence factor BrkB family protein translates to MKDDQPAPVRPSRHHIWHVVRRTLSKAWDDSIFSESAEAAFWSALSLPPLLLGMLGSLAYVAPLFGPETLPTIEAQIIDTAGRFFSSNVVTEIIEPTVRDIVKGARGEVVSLGFVISLWAGSSAISSFVDSITEAHDQTPLRHPVRQRFYALGLYVVMLVVAIICAPFIALGPRKIAEFLPDNWDHALRFGYYPALVLGLLVGVTILYRVSLPKPLPSHRLLLGSLLATVVFLLATFGLRFYLTWITATGYTYGALATPIAFLLFAFFLGFAIMIGAELNAAVQEEWPAPATHAKRFRWWLAAKAESLNGGGATTPARPAVDAAPEPVADRPTP, encoded by the coding sequence ATGAAAGATGACCAGCCCGCTCCAGTTCGCCCCTCACGTCACCACATTTGGCATGTCGTTCGGCGCACGCTGTCGAAAGCCTGGGATGACTCGATCTTCTCGGAGTCGGCCGAGGCGGCGTTCTGGAGCGCGCTGTCGCTGCCGCCGCTGCTGTTGGGGATGCTCGGCAGCCTGGCCTACGTGGCCCCGCTGTTCGGCCCGGAGACGCTGCCCACGATCGAGGCCCAGATCATCGACACGGCGGGCAGGTTCTTCTCGTCGAACGTCGTCACCGAGATCATCGAGCCGACCGTGCGCGACATCGTCAAAGGGGCCCGCGGCGAGGTGGTCTCGCTCGGCTTCGTGATCTCGCTGTGGGCCGGGTCCTCGGCCATCTCCTCGTTCGTCGACTCGATCACCGAGGCCCACGATCAGACACCGCTGCGCCATCCGGTGCGTCAGCGGTTCTACGCGCTCGGCCTCTATGTGGTGATGCTGGTGGTGGCGATCATCTGCGCCCCGTTCATCGCGCTGGGCCCGCGCAAGATCGCCGAGTTCCTCCCCGACAACTGGGATCACGCGCTGCGGTTCGGCTACTACCCCGCGCTGGTGCTGGGGCTGCTGGTCGGGGTGACCATCCTGTACCGGGTGTCGCTGCCCAAACCGTTGCCGTCACACCGGCTGCTGCTGGGCTCGCTGCTCGCGACGGTGGTTTTCCTGCTGGCCACCTTCGGGCTGCGGTTCTACCTGACGTGGATCACCGCGACCGGTTACACCTACGGTGCCCTCGCGACGCCGATCGCCTTCCTGCTTTTCGCGTTCTTCCTGGGCTTCGCGATCATGATCGGGGCGGAACTCAACGCCGCCGTCCAGGAGGAATGGCCCGCACCGGCCACCCACGCCAAACGCTTCCGGTGGTGGCTGGCGGCGAAGGCCGAATCGCTCAACGGGGGCGGCGCGACAACACCCGCCCGGCCGGCGGTCGACGCGGCCCCCGAACCGGTGGCCGACCGGCCTACGCCTTGA
- a CDS encoding RNA polymerase sigma factor, with protein sequence MAATKASPATDEPVKRTATKTPAKKASTAKSSTGAAKKAAHSSPPAKKATKSKSRTSTTSAKTAKAAPAKAAKAKPASRSAKTKSGASTTRSRAKKATAAETKVDDVAAEDVETTEDLDVEPGEDLEVEVDAADLELDDLEADDTEEAAPAAEAADDESSDDEDEEEIAEPSEKDKASGDFVWDEEESEALRQARKDAELTASADSVRAYLKQIGKVALLNAEEEVELAKRIEAGLYATQLMAEYAEKGEKLTTAQRRDMMWICRDGDRAKNHLLEANLRLVVSLAKRYTGRGMAFLDLIQEGNLGLIRAVEKFDYTKGYKFSTYATWWIRQAITRAMADQARTIRIPVHMVEVINKLGRIQRELLQDLGREPTPEELAKEMDITPEKVLEIQQYAREPISLDQTIGDEGDSQLGDFIEDSEAVVAVDAVSFTLLQDQLQSVLETLSEREAGVVRLRFGLTDGQPRTLDEIGQVYGVTRERIRQIESKTMSKLRHPSRSQVLRDYLD encoded by the coding sequence GTGGCAGCGACAAAGGCAAGCCCGGCAACCGACGAGCCGGTAAAGCGCACCGCTACCAAGACCCCCGCCAAGAAGGCCTCGACGGCGAAGTCCAGTACCGGGGCAGCGAAGAAGGCAGCCCACAGTTCGCCGCCGGCCAAGAAGGCCACGAAGTCCAAGAGCCGCACGTCGACCACGTCGGCCAAGACGGCCAAAGCCGCCCCCGCCAAGGCCGCCAAGGCGAAGCCGGCGTCCAGGTCAGCCAAGACCAAGTCCGGCGCCTCGACCACACGCAGTCGCGCCAAGAAGGCCACCGCGGCGGAGACCAAGGTCGACGACGTCGCCGCCGAGGATGTCGAGACCACCGAAGACCTTGACGTCGAGCCCGGCGAGGATCTCGAGGTAGAGGTCGACGCCGCCGACCTCGAACTCGACGACCTCGAGGCCGACGACACCGAGGAAGCCGCGCCCGCCGCCGAAGCCGCCGACGACGAATCCAGCGACGACGAGGACGAGGAGGAGATCGCCGAGCCGTCGGAGAAGGACAAGGCGTCGGGTGATTTCGTCTGGGACGAAGAGGAATCCGAGGCGCTGCGGCAGGCGCGCAAGGACGCCGAGCTGACCGCCTCGGCGGACTCGGTGCGCGCCTACCTCAAGCAGATCGGCAAGGTGGCGCTGCTCAACGCCGAGGAAGAAGTCGAGCTCGCCAAGCGCATCGAGGCCGGCCTGTACGCGACGCAGCTGATGGCCGAGTACGCCGAGAAGGGCGAGAAGCTCACCACCGCGCAGCGCCGCGACATGATGTGGATCTGTCGCGACGGGGATCGCGCGAAAAACCATCTGCTGGAAGCGAACCTGCGTCTGGTGGTGTCGCTGGCCAAGCGTTACACCGGTCGCGGCATGGCGTTCCTGGACCTCATCCAGGAGGGCAACCTCGGCCTGATCCGCGCGGTGGAGAAGTTCGACTACACCAAGGGCTACAAGTTCTCCACCTATGCCACGTGGTGGATCCGCCAGGCGATCACCCGCGCGATGGCCGACCAGGCCCGCACCATCCGCATTCCGGTGCACATGGTCGAGGTGATCAACAAGCTCGGCCGCATCCAGCGCGAGCTGCTGCAGGACCTGGGCCGCGAGCCCACGCCCGAAGAGCTGGCCAAGGAGATGGACATCACGCCGGAGAAGGTGCTGGAGATCCAGCAGTACGCGCGTGAGCCGATCTCGCTGGACCAGACCATCGGCGACGAGGGCGATTCGCAGCTGGGCGATTTCATCGAGGACTCCGAGGCCGTGGTGGCCGTGGACGCGGTGAGCTTCACGCTGCTGCAGGATCAGCTGCAGTCGGTGCTGGAGACGCTGTCCGAGCGGGAGGCCGGCGTGGTGCGGCTGCGGTTCGGACTCACCGACGGCCAGCCCCGCACGCTCGACGAGATCGGTCAGGTCTACGGCGTAACCCGCGAGCGGATCCGCCAGATCGAGTCCAAGACCATGAGCAAGCTGCGCCACCCGAGCCGTTCGCAGGTACTGCGCGACTACCTGGACTGA
- a CDS encoding DUF3093 domain-containing protein has translation MSDTRATSQTVRYRERLWVPWWWWPPGLGLGALLALEVNQGIPNLPNWAPFAVLLPVAVVVLLWLGKTEVRVVSSADDTELWVGAAHLPMSVVSRMAEVPRSAKSAALGRQLDPAAFVMHRAWVGPMVLLVLDDPDDPTPYWLVSCRHPDRVLSALRGSQ, from the coding sequence GTGTCGGACACGCGTGCCACGTCGCAAACCGTTCGCTACCGAGAACGGTTGTGGGTGCCTTGGTGGTGGTGGCCGCCGGGCCTCGGGCTGGGCGCGCTGCTGGCCCTCGAGGTCAACCAGGGCATCCCGAACCTGCCGAACTGGGCGCCGTTCGCGGTGCTGCTGCCGGTCGCGGTCGTCGTATTGCTGTGGCTCGGCAAGACCGAGGTGCGCGTGGTCAGCAGCGCCGACGACACCGAGCTGTGGGTGGGCGCAGCGCACCTGCCGATGAGCGTGGTGTCGCGCATGGCTGAAGTGCCGCGCAGCGCCAAGTCCGCGGCGTTGGGCCGCCAGCTCGACCCGGCGGCCTTCGTCATGCACCGGGCCTGGGTGGGCCCGATGGTTCTTCTGGTTCTCGATGATCCCGACGATCCCACGCCCTATTGGCTGGTGAGCTGTCGTCATCCGGATCGTGTTCTGTCCGCCTTGCGCGGATCGCAGTAG
- a CDS encoding DUF7455 domain-containing protein: MNATLTSPELTRADRCDRCGAAAKVRAKLPSGAELLFCQHHANKHEAKLIELAAVLEKSPVEV; this comes from the coding sequence ATGAACGCAACGCTCACCAGCCCCGAGTTGACTAGGGCTGATCGCTGCGACCGGTGCGGCGCCGCTGCCAAGGTGCGCGCGAAGCTTCCATCGGGTGCCGAGCTGCTGTTCTGCCAGCACCACGCCAACAAGCATGAGGCGAAGCTGATCGAGTTGGCCGCCGTGCTTGAAAAGAGCCCGGTGGAGGTCTGA